A window of Christiangramia forsetii KT0803 contains these coding sequences:
- a CDS encoding phosphoadenosine phosphosulfate reductase family protein produces the protein MKRFKDIELKKLNSQLRGVAPSEIIQWVLSSSDKPVVTTNFRPYEAAILYACVQVDPNIKVIWCDTGYNTPQTYKHANYLIDRLALNVKLYTPEETAAYRDAFFNGIPQVDSTDHAEFTRQVKLEPFQRAMAQQQPEVWFTNLRKGQTSFRDSIDILSYSKDGVLKVSPFYHWDDEKLDDYLRENKLPNEFKYFDPTKVLENRECGLHA, from the coding sequence ATGAAAAGATTTAAAGATATAGAACTAAAAAAACTGAATAGTCAGTTAAGGGGCGTTGCTCCATCTGAGATTATTCAATGGGTGTTGTCCTCCAGCGATAAGCCGGTAGTGACCACTAATTTTAGACCATATGAAGCAGCGATTCTTTATGCATGTGTTCAGGTGGATCCCAATATCAAAGTGATCTGGTGTGATACGGGTTATAATACACCGCAAACATATAAACATGCGAATTACCTAATAGATCGATTGGCACTTAATGTAAAACTCTATACTCCTGAGGAGACAGCAGCATACAGAGATGCTTTCTTTAATGGGATTCCGCAGGTAGATTCTACAGATCATGCCGAGTTTACCAGGCAGGTAAAGCTTGAGCCTTTCCAACGTGCAATGGCTCAACAACAACCTGAGGTATGGTTCACCAATCTTCGAAAAGGACAAACAAGTTTTAGGGACAGTATTGATATTTTGAGCTATAGCAAAGACGGAGTTTTAAAGGTTAGCCCCTTTTATCATTGGGATGATGAAAAGCTTGATGACTATTTACGCGAAAATAAATTGCCTAATGAGTTCAAATATTTCGACCCTACTAAAGTATTAGAGAATAGAGAATGTGGTTTACACGCATAA
- the cysD gene encoding sulfate adenylyltransferase subunit CysD, giving the protein MSSILNQNTLESEAIYIFREVVAQFENPVLLFSGGKDSITLVRLAQKAFYPARIPFPLMHIDTGHNFPETIEFRDKLVEELGLQLIVRHVQDDIDNGKAVEERGKYSSRNSLQTNTLLDAIDEYKFDACIGGARRDEEKARAKERIFSVRNDFGEWDEKNQRPEVFDMLNGRIDIGQNVRVFPISNWTELDVWSYIDSEEIEIPSIYFAHDREIFERDGLIWTASEYVYKEDHEATENRRVRFRTVGDITCTAAVESEADSVEKIIQEIRESAISERGARIDDKRSEAAMETRKQQGYF; this is encoded by the coding sequence ATGAGTTCAATTTTAAATCAAAATACACTAGAAAGTGAAGCTATTTACATCTTCAGGGAAGTAGTAGCTCAATTTGAAAATCCTGTGCTATTGTTTTCGGGAGGTAAAGATTCAATTACGCTGGTAAGACTGGCCCAAAAAGCTTTTTATCCGGCAAGAATTCCGTTTCCACTCATGCATATAGATACCGGTCATAATTTTCCTGAAACTATTGAATTTAGGGATAAACTGGTAGAAGAATTGGGACTTCAATTAATTGTTCGTCATGTTCAGGATGATATAGATAATGGTAAGGCAGTTGAGGAAAGAGGTAAGTATTCCAGTAGAAATTCCCTGCAGACCAATACCCTTTTAGATGCTATAGACGAGTACAAGTTTGATGCCTGTATTGGTGGTGCCCGCAGGGATGAAGAAAAGGCCAGAGCGAAAGAAAGAATTTTTTCCGTAAGAAATGATTTTGGAGAATGGGATGAAAAGAATCAGCGACCTGAAGTTTTTGATATGCTGAATGGAAGAATTGATATTGGGCAGAATGTTCGGGTATTTCCAATTTCCAACTGGACAGAACTGGATGTTTGGAGTTATATAGATTCAGAAGAAATTGAGATTCCTTCCATTTATTTTGCTCATGATAGAGAGATTTTTGAAAGAGATGGATTGATCTGGACCGCTTCAGAATATGTATATAAAGAAGATCATGAAGCTACAGAAAATCGAAGAGTGAGATTTAGAACCGTTGGGGATATCACCTGTACGGCGGCTGTAGAATCTGAGGCAGATTCTGTTGAAAAAATAATTCAGGAGATAAGGGAGTCGGCAATCTCTGAAAGGGGGGCTCGTATTGATGATAAAAGATCTGAAGCCGCAATGGAAACCAGAAAACAACAAGGTTATTTCTAA